From one Bos javanicus breed banteng chromosome 15, ARS-OSU_banteng_1.0, whole genome shotgun sequence genomic stretch:
- the LOC133261528 gene encoding olfactory receptor 5B12-like has translation MIPMENSTVVTEFILAGITDDPQLQIPLFLVFTLIYLLTLVGNLRVITLILLDSRLHTPMYVFLSHLSLMDFGYSTAVTPKVMAGFLTGDKVISYKACAAQLYFFAVFLIVETFLLASMAYDRHAAVCKPLHYTNIMTPRVCAWMVVGCYVFGFLEASVHTWNAFSLSFCRSNVIDHFFCDATPLLALSCSDSIRSEMVFFILAGFNIIFTIMVILISYLFIFVTILRMHSSEGHQKAFSTCASHLTSVSIFYATGAFMYLQPGPRHSMSTDKMASVFYAIVIPMLNPLIYSLRNKEVKRALKKAVGKAKSPLRYIF, from the coding sequence ATGATccccatggagaacagtacagtCGTGACTGAGTTCATTCTCGCCGGGATAACTGATGACCCACAACTGCAGATCCCACTCTTTCTAGTGTTCACACTCATCTACCTCCTCACTCTGGTTGGGAACCTGCGGGTGATCACGCTGATCCTGCTGGACTCTCGTCTCCACACTCCCATGTACGTCTTCCTCAGCCACCTCTCCCTGATGGACTTTGGTTACTCCACAGCCGTCACTCCCAAAGTGATGGCTGGATTCCTCACGGGAGACAAGGTCATTTCCTACAAAGCTTGTGCTGCTCAGTTGTATTTTTTTGCTGTCTTTCTGATTGTAGAAACTTTTCTCTTGGCCTCAATGGCCTATGACCGTCATGCTGCAGTGTGTAAGCCACTCCATTACACCAACATCATGACACCAAGGGTGTGTGCTTGGATGGTCGTAGGATGCTATGTCTTTGGTTTTCTGGAGGCCTCTGTTCACACTTGGAATGCATTCAGTCTCTCTTTCTGCAGATCCAATGTGATCGATCACTTCTTCTGTGATGCTACTCCTCTCCTGGCTCTCTCATGCTCAGACAGCATCAGAAGTGAGATGGTGTTTTTTATTTTGGCAGGCTTCAATATCATCTTCACTATTATGGTCATCTTGATCTCTTACCTGTTTATCTTTGTCACCATTCTGAGGATGCACTCATCTGAAGGACATCAGAAGGCCTTTTCCACCTGTGCGTCCCACCTCACTTCCGTCTCCATCTTCTATGCGACAGGCGCTTTCATGTACCTACAGCCCGGCCCCCGCCATTCCATGAGCACAGACAAGATGGCATCTGTGTTCTACGCCATAGTCATCCCCATGCTGAATCCGCTGATCTATAGTCTGCGGAACAAAGAGGTCAAGAGGGCACTAAAAAAGGCTGTGGGGAAAGCAAAGTCTCCTCtaagatacatattttaa
- the LOC133261527 gene encoding olfactory receptor 5B12-like yields the protein MENSTVVTEFILAGITDDPQLQIPLFLVFTLIYLLTLVGNLGVITLILLDSRLHTPMYVFLSHLSLMDFGYSTAVTPKVMAGFLTGDKVISYKACAAQFFFFAVFLVVETFLLPLMAYDRHAAVCKPLHYTNIMTPRVCAWMVVAAYVLGFLVASVHTWNAFSLSFCRSNVIDHFFCDATPVLALSCSDNNRSEIVFFVLVSFNITFTLLIILISYLFIFVTILRVHSSEGHQKAFSTCASHLTSISIFYGTGAFMYLQPGSHHSMSTDKMASVSYAIIIPMLNPLIYSLRNKEVKCALKRAVGKATSSLRFIS from the coding sequence atggagaacagtacagtCGTGACTGAGTTCATTCTCGCCGGGATAACTGATGACCCACAACTGCAGATCCCACTCTTTCTAGTGTTCACGCTCATCTACCTCCTCACTCTGGTTGGGAACCTGGGGGTGATCACGCTGATCCTGCTGGACTCTCGTCTCCACACTCCCATGTACGTCTTCCTCAGCCACCTCTCCCTGATGGACTTTGGTTACTCCACAGCCGTCACTCCCAAAGTGATGGCTGGATTCCTCACGGGAGACAAGGTCATTTCCTACAAAGCTTGTGctgctcagtttttcttttttgctgtctttctCGTTGTGGAAACTTTTCTCTTGCCTTTAATGGCCTATGACCGTCATGCAGCAGTGTGCAAGCCACTCCATTACACCAACATCATGACACCAAGAGTGTGTGCCTGGATGGTCGTAGCGGCCTACGTCCTTGGTTTTCTAGTGGCCTCTGTGCACACTTGGAATGCATTCAGTCTCTCTTTCTGCAGATCCAACGTGATTGATCACTTTTTCTGTGATGCTACTCCTGTCCTGGCTCTCTCATGCTCAGATAACAACAGAAGCGAgatagtgttttttgttttggtgagCTTCAATATCACCTTTACTCTCCTGATCATCTTGATCTCTTACCTGTTTATCTTTGTCACCATTCTGAGGGTGCACTCATCTGAAGGACATCAGAAGGCCTTTTCCACCTGTGCGTCCCACCTCACTTCCATCTCCATCTTCTATGGGACAGGCGCCTTCATGTACCTACAGCCCGGCTCCCACCATTCCATGAGCACAGACAAGATGGCGTCTGTGTCCTACGCCATAATCATCCCCATGCTGAATCCGCTGATCTATAGTCTGCGGAACAAAGAGGTCAAGTGCGCCCTAAAAAGGGCTGTCGGTAAAGCAACGTCTTCTCTAAGATTCATATCTTAA